The proteins below are encoded in one region of Effusibacillus dendaii:
- a CDS encoding TerC family protein, translated as MESVIHVFLLHLVTSIDNAFVIAGIIKHSVGPRMRVLLLSIAALTVGRTVCILFAQSLASFPGLKFISGLITFLLALKMAKSVQYRKKSSLFSITFLVVIADLTISLDNILATAALSYRPIEILGRHLSEHGACFFVASGNYFDFLLRGWVTNFGSWNDCANCRATNA; from the coding sequence GTGGAATCAGTTATCCATGTTTTTCTGCTGCACTTGGTTACCAGCATTGATAACGCATTTGTGATTGCGGGGATTATAAAGCACTCTGTCGGCCCCCGCATGAGAGTGCTCCTGTTGTCAATTGCAGCGTTAACAGTTGGTCGAACCGTTTGTATTCTATTCGCGCAAAGTCTTGCTTCATTCCCCGGTCTCAAATTTATTTCCGGCTTGATCACTTTTTTGCTTGCGCTTAAGATGGCAAAATCTGTGCAATACCGCAAAAAATCCTCTTTGTTTTCTATAACGTTTCTGGTAGTCATTGCCGACTTAACGATCAGCTTGGATAACATTCTGGCCACAGCCGCGCTTTCTTATCGCCCGATTGAAATCTTGGGCAGGCATCTTTCTGAGCATGGGGCTTGTTTTTTCGTTGCTTCCGGCAATTACTTCGATTTTCTTCTACGTGGCTGGGTTACAAATTTTGGCAGCTGGAATGATTGCGCAAATTGCCGTGCAACAAATGCTTAA